A stretch of Rhododendron vialii isolate Sample 1 chromosome 4a, ASM3025357v1 DNA encodes these proteins:
- the LOC131324876 gene encoding F-box protein At3g58530 isoform X1, with the protein MEERERANEEEGVVWNRETVPRVLEIVSTRLPQRDLISLLLASPWIHRTLTSHPSLWLVLDFREMNNAGNRLVSTLSQLRYKHVKQISLEFAQDIEDKHFDIIKSKCSDSLQNLESLNLNGCQKISDRGVEAITSICPNLKVFSIYWNVRVTDTGIEHLVKNCKHIVDLNLSGCKNISDKSLQLIADNYQHLECLNLTRCIKLTDCGLCKIFVKCSSLNSLNLYAVSSFTDEAYKKISLLTELKFLDLCGAQNLTDHGLSCIAKCNNLVSLNLTWCVRVTDEGVIPLAEGCTSLEFLSLFGIVGVTDKCLEALSKFCSSTITTLDVNGCIGIKRRSREELLQLFPHLRCFKVHS; encoded by the exons atggaagagagagaaagggcgaATGAAGAAGAAGGGGTGGTATGGAACAGAGAGACAGTACCTAGGGTTTTGGAGATTGTAAGCACAAGACTGCCTCAGAGAGACCTCATATCTCTCTTACTAGCCAGTCCCTGGATTCACCGCACTCTCACCTCCCACCCCTCCCTCTGGCTG GTTCTTGATTTCCGCGAGATGAACAATGCTGGGAATCGACTTGTTTCCACTCTCTCACAG TTGAGATATAAGCATGTGAAGCAGATTAGCCTTGAATTTGCACAAGACATTGAAGACAAACATTTTGATATCATTAAAAGCAAG TGTTCAGATTCCCTTCAAAATTTGGAGTCCTTAAACCTGAATGGCTGCCAAAAAATCTCGGATAGGGGTGTGGAAGCTATTACGTCAATTTGTCCAAATCTGAAGGTCTTCTCCATTTATTGGAATGTGAG GGTTACAGATACTGGTATAGAGCATTTGGTGAAGAACTGCAAGCATATAGTTGATTTGAACTTGAGTGGCTGTAAG AATATTTCAGACAAAAGCTTACAACTGATTGCTGATAATTACCAACACTTGGAGTGTTTAAACCTCACTAG GTGCATCAAGCTAACAGATTGTGGTTTGTGTAAGATATTTGTCAAATGCTCCTCTCTTAACAGTCTAAACCTCTATGCTGTTTCAAG CTTTACAGATGAGGCTTACAAAAAGATATCCTTGTTGACCGAACTCAAATTCTTAGATTTATGTGGTGCCCAG AATCTTACGGATCATGGACTTTCCTGTATAGCCAAATGCAATAATCTGGTGTCTCTCAATTTGACATG GTGTGTGCGTGTCACTGATGAGGGGGTCATCCCCCTTGCAGAAGGTTGCACCTCTCTTGAATTTCTCAG CTTGTTTGGAATTGTCGGTGTGACTGATAAGTGCTTGGAGGCCCTGTCGAAGTTCTGCTCAAGCACAATTACAACGCTCGATGTGAATGGGTGCATCGGCATCAAG AGACGAAGCCGTGAAGAACTCCTTCAGTTGTTCCCACATCTGAGGTGCTTCAAAGTGCACAGCTAG
- the LOC131324876 gene encoding F-box protein At3g58530 isoform X2: MEERERANEEEGVVWNRETVPRVLEIVSTRLPQRDLISLLLASPWIHRTLTSHPSLWLVLDFREMNNAGNRLVSTLSQLRYKHVKQISLEFAQDIEDKHFDIIKSKCSDSLQNLESLNLNGCQKISDRGVEAITSICPNLKVFSIYWNVRVTDTGIEHLVKNCKHIVDLNLSGCKNISDKSLQLIADNYQHLECLNLTRCIKLTDCGLCKIFVKCSSLNSLNLYAVSSFTDEAYKKISLLTELKFLDLCGAQNLTDHGLSCIAKCNNLVSLNLTWCVRVTDEGVIPLAEGCTSLEFLR, encoded by the exons atggaagagagagaaagggcgaATGAAGAAGAAGGGGTGGTATGGAACAGAGAGACAGTACCTAGGGTTTTGGAGATTGTAAGCACAAGACTGCCTCAGAGAGACCTCATATCTCTCTTACTAGCCAGTCCCTGGATTCACCGCACTCTCACCTCCCACCCCTCCCTCTGGCTG GTTCTTGATTTCCGCGAGATGAACAATGCTGGGAATCGACTTGTTTCCACTCTCTCACAG TTGAGATATAAGCATGTGAAGCAGATTAGCCTTGAATTTGCACAAGACATTGAAGACAAACATTTTGATATCATTAAAAGCAAG TGTTCAGATTCCCTTCAAAATTTGGAGTCCTTAAACCTGAATGGCTGCCAAAAAATCTCGGATAGGGGTGTGGAAGCTATTACGTCAATTTGTCCAAATCTGAAGGTCTTCTCCATTTATTGGAATGTGAG GGTTACAGATACTGGTATAGAGCATTTGGTGAAGAACTGCAAGCATATAGTTGATTTGAACTTGAGTGGCTGTAAG AATATTTCAGACAAAAGCTTACAACTGATTGCTGATAATTACCAACACTTGGAGTGTTTAAACCTCACTAG GTGCATCAAGCTAACAGATTGTGGTTTGTGTAAGATATTTGTCAAATGCTCCTCTCTTAACAGTCTAAACCTCTATGCTGTTTCAAG CTTTACAGATGAGGCTTACAAAAAGATATCCTTGTTGACCGAACTCAAATTCTTAGATTTATGTGGTGCCCAG AATCTTACGGATCATGGACTTTCCTGTATAGCCAAATGCAATAATCTGGTGTCTCTCAATTTGACATG GTGTGTGCGTGTCACTGATGAGGGGGTCATCCCCCTTGCAGAAGGTTGCACCTCTCTTGAATTTCTCAG GTAG